Part of the Lolium rigidum isolate FL_2022 chromosome 6, APGP_CSIRO_Lrig_0.1, whole genome shotgun sequence genome, acaacgataatagattcaacgtaagcaataacattcataactttaatttattatcgtcaatatttcgttatcaagattgatatagtcatattcatcccgttttttcctatataggtcgacttcatgcgggagaaGCTCCAACCACACGAACACCTACAAGAAATTACGGAGGAAGTGGCGGGACTTCTGATGAGAGAAGTAATAGACAACAACGGCTTGTTTAATCCAAATAGGCACATCAAATGATCCCCATGTAATAGTTAGAATAGAcgacgggctttagtcccggtagtcgtgagctccatgtatatgaaaggggaatctacgaatagacttttgcttccaatatttgtttgctcgatctatatataatgaacgtgtacaatttgTAGtaccgtacaaatatatgcaacttttattttaaaatgaaaaaatgaaatagaaagggggtggtggccgggggtggggggtgctgcacccctcaaaccctaaagcagcagcgttctgcgcgcgccacgtagatggccttttgtcgcgggctgtattaccaaccgcgacaaaaggggtgtccCCAGCGCgccccgcgcctgccacgtggtcgaccttatgtcgcgggtgatatgcgacccgcgacaaaaggttgggccttttgtcgcgcctccgttGTCGCGGTTGGCCGCCCACGACAAAAGGACCCGCGACATTAGgcatgttttccactagtggctaGCACGGCTTACCAGATGGTTTTCACGGCCAAGACGAGGTTCGGGTGCGCTTAACCAATCTGGGAATCCAAGGCCCCTATGAGATGCAGATTTTTCATGTGTTTAGTGGTGCATGACATTACCTCAACGCCGATAATTTAGCTCGGAGAGGCTGGCCTCATAATCCTAATTGACCACTGTGCCAATCTGCCGACGAAGACTGCACCCATATATTTGTCCATTACCGCTTTACTCGGTAGATTTGGCGCCAGATCCTCACTTGGTCCTGAGCAACCTTTCCCATCCATGGTGATGCATTCAGGTGCACTGAAGACTAGTGGCTCTATGCAAGGCAAAAGTCGCCGATGAAATTCCGTGGCGACTTTGATAACGTCGGCACGCAAGGATTTTTCAGCAAGAGAAGCCCAGTGGATCGCGTTTCAACCTCATCAACCTCATCGTGGAGGATAATCCAATTTTGGAGAGCAGTCGGCTGCATCATTGCTTTTTGAAGCTACCTGAAACTTTGGTTTGTTCAGTTTGCTAGGGAGCCTTCAGTGAAAGTGCTTTTGCTTCAGATAGCTAGGTAGCTTTCAGGACTGTGACCTTGCCATAGTCAGATGTGtctttcttgttttgtttttattttccggCTACCGCTGCCGCGTGGCCATGATTTGACAAGTTTGTACGAATTCCTCCTTTTTCTAACACAATGAAGTTCGGTGTTTATCCTTTCGATAGCGCGATATTTTAAGGATGTaactatttctcagtcgactcGTTCTCAGTCAGATAATATTATTGAATCTCTGTTGCAAGTCATGTTGCAATTCATGACTAActcgaatcacgatgcaaatcaaaTGATGTAAGACTTGACTGAGCACGACGCTATCTAGCAACTCCCATATTTTAAATTTTGGAAAACACCCCAAAAAActggaaaagaaacaaaaaaaaaacctttggctAAACCGGCATTGGGCGATATATAGGATTTTCCAGTCTGCAAATGGGCAACATGTTGCGGGAAAACGACTGCAGGTAACGCCGTTGCTGCCACGAAGATTCGATGGAGACTTGCGGGCGTTACCAAACCCAGAAACGATGCCATTCAAAGGCTTCCCACACAAGTGACCAGTCCACGGTCGAGTCTACGCACGAGCGCGCGCAGATGCAAACGACATCCATCTCTTTCCTCCTTCCACACGATGCCCATGCTTTGGCTGCTTCTCCTCCAGCTCGCCTCCGTTCTGCGCTCAGCCAGCGGCAGCGGCAACACGAGCTGCACGGAGGAGTCATGCGGCGACCTGACCATCAGGTTCCCCTTCTCCCTCGCCGGCGCGCAGCCGCTCTACTGCGGTTACCCGGTCTTCGACCTCACCTGCGACGCCGGTCGTGGCCAGGCGTACCTGAGCAGGACGTTCAGGGAGCGCCTCTTCCACGTCGCCGACATATCCTACGCAAGCAACACCATggtggccgccatcgccggcAACGGCGGCTGCCCCGTCCCCGACTTCAACGTGTCAGGCAGCCTCGCCCTCTTCCCGTTCACGATCAGCGCGGCCAACAATCGCCTCGTGTTCTTCTACGACTGCCAGGTGCCGCCCGAGTTCCGGCTGCCGCTGCTGCCGCGGCTGTGTGGCAACCGCACGGTAGGAGCTTACATTTCCGGTTCTTGGGGCGAAGGGGACACGCTGCCGCGGGGTATCCCGGCGAACTGCAGCTCGGTGAGCGTTCCAGTGCGTGGCGGAATGGAGCCGGTTAATCTGCTGTACTATGAGCTGCTGATGGCCGACGGGTTCCTCCTGGACCTGCCGCCGCAGCTAGGAGACTGCGATGGCTGCAGACGGGTGAGCGGGGAGTGCAGGTTGAATCGACTACTCTCCTTCATGTGCGTCTGCCCCGACGGGAAGCTCTGCCCCAGTTTTGCCCAATCCAACTCAACTACTCATCCAGGTATAACACGCAGCGTTTTCTCTCTGTTACCTTGCATAGATTGTTCTGACAATCAGTAGTAACACATTTGTCATTTTCCATTCCACCATGCATGTCACTTCTTTTGTCTGAGAAATGGAAATGGTGGTCAAAGTGTTAATTTGGGTCTTGCATTTTGAACTAGTTTGGTCACAGAGAATTGGTCTATGTCTGTGGTTCCTAGAGCTAACCTCGGTATGCAGTACAAATCTGTGGTCTAAGGGATGGCAACCAGTCATGCTATCCTTATCAAGTGGGCATCAATTGGCTTGCACATATCGTTCTCTTATGCGACCATTCAACCTTCTGTCGAGATAGTCCAACGTATGCGTGGTCCTCCTAACATGTAATGTCCCATGCTGCCTTCGAGCATAGGCTATCCATCTATAACTATCGGAGTCCCTCCACATTTTGGATAAATTATGTGTTTTTTAATACCTGACACTTTTAATACAGGGAATAGTGTAAATACTTTGCCCGCTAAAAGCATTTGTCAGAACATTATTAAAAAGTACGGTACTGATGTATAAATAGATAAATGTGGTCGATACATTTACCTAAATTCATGTAACTAGCACATGGTTTAATCATGAGACATAATTtagttattttatattttttgataTGATCTAGCCAAATTTTGTATAAACTAAGGTATTCAAACAGTGTAGTGTCTAAAAAcgtaatttttttttgataagTTATGGTTGTTGAATATTTTCATTGGTAGAGATTGTAAAGGTATAATGATATTTAGGATGCTTGTTATGTTGTTAATTTTTCTACTATAATTCTAATAAAGTAAGTTGAAATTATGTGTTGAGACACGGGTTACTTCGGATAATTATATTGATCTGCTTTTGATTAACATATGATGGAACCTAAAGTTAATACAAGAAATCCAAACTTACAGTTTTCGCAACATAAAAAATAGTAATGCAAACAGATAAGTCAAGTAGGCTGCAGAGAGAAAGACAAGGTTTGTCTATATGCATGATGTCAACTTCCCCTTTGACTGTCAAATGCCATCTCACACTATCGAAATAATGGTTATAGTTGAACATAAACGGTTCCACTCTATCCTGCTGTCAAGTTGAGTTAAATGATCTAAAAAAAGAAGTTAGGAGTCAAATGCAAGGCGGAAAATAATTCTCCTAGATGATGACCGCTGAACATCTTAACACACATTTAGTCCAAGCACATGTTTTGTTCTTGTCATAATATTAAGCATGTAACACAACCATCTGTCAAGAACTATCATTCTCTATTTAGTATTGGGGTTTGGTGTTTATTGTGATGGTTTTTCCATAGGTGGGTTGGCATATTTTTAACTTTTCATGCATATGTTAAGGGGTAGTTCTGGAATATTTGGACCTATGAGGCTATGACATATTGACTCATATTTGGTTAGTAACCAAAAGTTTGGTTCGCAATGTAAAGTTGCTCACCTACTTCACAATCCCCACACTACTTTGCAAAAGTTTGGCAAACAAACGGCCAAGAAATCGTTAGCCATTTTTTTAGCTAGCCAATTGTTGGCAGCAATTGGTAGGGCATGCAACGGAACGAACCAGACATACCCTTAATACAGATTTGGCCTTTGAACTGTTCATTGtttttatcttcctttgtatcACATCATATGCTAAGGGATAGTTCTGGATGTCTACATCCTTACTTTGTGCAGAAGAAATGAGTAAAAATATTTCCTTGATTGAAGAATAAGAAGATCGTGAAAATTTTAATATAAGCTCTCGAATCCTGATCATGTTCCATTTGAAATTTTCACATGCAGATAGAGGAAATTTTAAGCTCAAGATCATTGGGACAGGTAATGAAGGTTTTACTACCATAACAAAATAGTTTGGTTCTTCGTACTCAGCTAGTTAACCATATTTAAGTATTGTGTAAGATGTGCCACATCAACTGGCAAcaatcataatttgctctaatcaCTTCTCGGCATATATTGAACCACTTTCATAAATAGGAATCGCAACGGCTCTGCTTAGTCTCGTTGTACTGAGCATTGTCTGCATGGTCCACAATGTCCGAAGGAAGAGAAAGCGATCTACTTCACTTGATGGTCTCACCATCGATGGAGGCTCGCCGCTAGCATCACCCAAGAAGGAGTTCACCCTCGCAGGTTCACTGCTTACCCATAtcttcacctacgaggagcttgaCAAGGCCACTGACGGCTTTAGCAACACACGTGTGCTTGGGTCCGGTGGTTTTGGGACAGTCTACAAAGGTAAATAGTCACTTGCTACATATATATTTTCGAAAGCCCCAACCTGCATCGGAACGATAAACACaaccttatttttattgcatagtCATAAAAGTATCGAGTATTACATCTTAAGGAGCGATCAAAGTGACGGCTATGCATCTTGAAAGCGTTTAAAATGCAGCCATCCACCTAGCCCATACAACCAACATCAAACGGTTCATCATTGTCCAGAGGAAGATAATAATAGTAACAATAATGTCATAACGCTGTGTGTTTTGGCAGGGATTCTCCGGGACGGCAGCGTGGTGGCGGTAAAGCGCCTGTACAAGAACAGTTACAAGAGTGTGGAGCAGTTCGAAAACGAGGTGGATATCCTCTCGCGGCTGCGCCACCCCAACCTGGTCGCGTTCTATGGCTGCAACTCCTCCTCCCAGGGCAGCTGCTGCCGCGACCTCCTCCTCGCCTATGAGTTCGTCCCTAATGGCACCCTCGCTGACCATCTCCACTGCGGCGGTGAGGCGCCCCTCCTCGCATGGCCAACCCGCCTCAATATCGCCGTCGAGGTGGCTGGTGCGCTGGCCTATCTTCATGCGCGCCAGGTCCTGCACCGTGATGTCAAGACCAGCAACATCCTCCTCGACGAAGAGTTCCATGTGAAGCTGGCTGACTTCGGGCTGTCCCGGCTGTTCGCTGCCGATGCCACCCACGTCTCGACGGCGCCGCAGGGCACGCCGGGATACGTCGACCCAGCGTACCACCACAGGTACCAGCTCACCGACAAGAGCGACGTGTACAGTTTCGGCGTGGTGCTCGTGGAACTCATCTCCTCCAAGCCGGCGGTGGACATGACCAGGGCCGGCGCCGACGTGAACCTGGCCAGCATGGCCGTGCGCATGATACAGTGCTGCGAGATAGACCGGCTGGTGGACCCACGGCTCGGGTACGGGTCGGCGAGCGAGACGATGAAGACGGTGGACCTCGTGGCCGAGGTAGCATTCCGGTGCCTGCAGCCGGAGCAGGACGTGCGGCCGTGCATCAGTGAGGTGTTGGACGTGCTCAGAGAGGCGCACCAGAGGATGATGGAGAAGGAAGGCTGCGCCAATAGGGATGACATAGTGTTGCTGAAGAAGAGCAGGGACGCCTCGCCTGACTCCGTCATGCACCAGTGGATCAGTCCAGCCACGACCTTTAATCACAGCACCTGACACTAGCTGTTCACCAAGTTAATTATTGGACGTATGTTGATCTATGCATCTAATTTACTGGGAACTACATATGTACTTAGCAGCCACAAAAATTAAAATTGGTATGAAGTTGCTGGCACATTCGAAGAATTATATTGTCCAAAGTAAAGTTTTCCAAGTCTAACGGCATCTCCACCGGTGTCCCCTATAACGGTTGGCAACTGCGAGTTGGACAAACGTTTTGGGGACACCGGTACAATCTACCGCGGGTTGGGTCAGCTGCACAGACATGTGACCCAATAATATCAGCCAATTTTTTTATTTCTGAAACAACGACATATTTTTGCTGAAACAGTGTAGTGTCTAAAAACGTATTTTTTTTGATAATTTATGGTTGTTGAATATTTTCAGTGGTAGAGATTGTAAAGGTATAACGATATTTAGAATGCTTGTTATGTTGTTAATTTTTCTACTATAATTCTAATAAAGTAAGTTGAAATTATGTGTTGAGACACGGGTTACTTCGGATAATTATATTGATTTGCTTTTGATTAACATATGATGGAACCTAAAGTTAATACAAGAAATCCAAACATATATTTTTCGCAACATAAAAAATAGTAATGCCAACAGATAAGTCAAGTAGGCTGCTGAGAGAAAGACAAGGTGTGTCTATATGCATGATGTCGACATCCCCTTTGACTGTCAAATGCCATCTCACACTATCGAAATAATGGTTATAGTTGAACATAAACGGTTCCACTCTATCCTGCTGTCAAGTTCAGAGTCAAAGGATCTAAAAAAAGTTCAGAGTCAAATGCAAGGCGGAAAATAATTCTCCTAGATGATGACCGCTGAACATCTTAACACACATTTAGTCCAAGCACATGTGTTGTTCTTGTCATAATATTAAGCATGTAACACAACCATCTGTCAGAGGGACCGGACGAGGTGTGTTGGGCGCTAGAGACTTCGGGTAGCTATTCCAAACTTTTTCGGAGGGGAGGGGGGGTGACTCACTTCAATGAGGTGTGGTCTGCGGGTGTCCCTCCAAAAATCCAAGGTCTTCCTCTGGCAGCTCATCAGGGGTCGGCTGCTGGCGGGTGATAAACTTGTCAAGAGGAATGGCCCGGGTGATGGGAAGTGTACTCTTTGAGGGAAGGAGGAGGACTGCGAGCACATCTTCTTTACCTTCCCTTTAGCTAAGTTCATGTGGGCGGGAGTTAGGAAACTCTTGTCCAATGACTGGAACCCGACAAGGGCCGGGAATCATAGCCATTGTCCATGGTCTTTCGGGGTTCCTTAAGAGAGTAGCTTGGTTTATCTTTGCAGTCCAGTGTTGGACTCTTTGGAATATTAGGAATAAACTAGCTATTGGGGGCACTATGATCGCCAACCTGGCTGACGTAATTTTCAAAATGTCTATCTGCATGCATGCAGAGCTGGAGGGTCAGAGGGACAGAGACCTGCTGGACGTGGCGCTGGACAAGGTTAGGAGACTCTACGCGAGGACGAGGACTTGAGGGCGTCGGGCTACTTCTTAGGGTTCCTTTAGTAGCTCTTATCTTGGTGTACTTGGCTCACAGGAGCAGACTGTTGTGGGTGTGTTTGTATGGTACCAGCTTATGTGGTGTGCTGTGGTGTTGAGTTGGGTTATATATTCTAAATATTGGTTCGCATTGCCATTGGGGCTTTATCTATAAATCCTGGCTTTAGGCCTTTTGTTTAACTAGCATCTAGTTTGCAAGTTAGCATTGATATGTCACGGCAGGCTGACTTTTTGTTCGGGTGATGAAGAATAGAAAAGAGGCACTAATGTACTGATCCCTTAACTTATTCTCTTGGGATGTGATACCTTTGTGTGCATCATGGATACATTACTTGCTATGCCGACTATTGCATACCTGGTCCATGGCCGTCAATGCCAAGATCAAAGACATTGCTATTTAGTTCTGTAAAACGAAAATGTTAACATTAGTTCCATGTTGAAGTTCTATGGCAACAACCCCCGCAAAAAATATGGAAACAGCTTTATACTGACCCTTGAATTTCTGTCACATGGAGAACATGATTACCATGGTTACCCCATTACATGGTTACTGGGTTCTGCTGAACACACTTGAAAAGTTTGAACAGGACATGTACACGAGCATAGCCTAGCACTGTGCCAACTAGGCGCAGTATTCTCTGTCACTTCTCCATGATCACCACAGCAACCAATTTCAAATCCTACACTGCTGGTTCTTGATTTTCACATTTGCCCTGGTGCCATACTGATGCTTGCCGTCGAGGCGGCTGAGGAGAAAGAGGAAGTCTGCCCGGTCATGTGTTGCAGCAACCTCAGCATCTACGACCCATTCAGGCTCACTCTGAGGATGAAAGATCGTGAGATTCCCGAGACTTCGAGGTCATTTAACTTACCAACAGTTCTCCATTTCTACGGAGCTCATTTCCAAGATTTGCACTTCTATAACAATTTATATATCTTGTGAAGACACTTGAAGATGGCTCTGGAAACTGAGGGAAATATAGGACAGGAACATACCATGGTGCTATGGTCTGTGAGGCATACTCAGCCAATCTTTAGTCCGCTGTCTGCAATCACATCACATCACCCATGCTTCATTTGTCAAAACTTATCCCTTGGTTCTGCTGAACAACTGTATTGATTTTCTTTCGAAAATTCATTCTTCAACCAGTCAATTTCCTTGGCTTCGAATTCACATACCTGTTGAACTCACAAGATAAGACAGCAAACCAGTGGCCAAACATGCCGGCCCCAGCTCCACGCACCTGCTGGAGCGAGCAATGCCACACTTAATCAAAGAATTCAATACTACGGGCCCTGGCACAAGGGGTCCAGATCATCAACATCTTCTATGGCAACAACACAAACTTAATATGGATCAGGACATTTGGATGTGGACTCTCTGTAGTGGATGTGGGAAAAGTTATAGCGTTGATAGAACTAGTCAAACTCACTGCCTGAGGCCACTCATATCTCCTCCCTCATCTTCCTCCAGTCACTTGAGAAATCCTTTCCAGTTACCAAATCTGTCTCCTCAAATCAGATAATTGGTATGTATCCGAACTCATTGCTTGCCATCTTGCTCTTGCTGTTCCTCATCCAGCGCACACGTGCGGACTGCAAGACGGTAGCATGCGGGAACCTCACAGTGAAGTACCCATTCTGGCTCGGCACGCCCAGCCAACCCCCGCCTGAGGTGTCTTGCGGCCAGCCAGCCTTCGAGCTCTTGTGTACTGGCAACGGCACCAGCAGCACAGCTTCCTTGAGGGGCTCAGCCATCCGCGTCCTCAGCATCGACTACGCCGCCAGCAGCTTCATTGCGTCCCATGGCAGGGTCGCAGTGGGCAACGATGGTGTGTGCCGCACAGACTTCAACATGTCTTCCAGCCTATCCCTCAGCCCATTCAAGATCAGCCCCAGCAACCGGGCCATGTGCTTCCTCTACAACTGCAACGGGACGGAACCACGCGGGCAAGGGTACATGAACATCACCGCTGGCTGCGGTAGATCCATCTTGGCTTACCTTGCGGGGAGCTACGACCGGGACAGGCCACCGGCAATACTGGCTGGGAGCTGCACGTTCGCATATTTGCCGGTGCTCAGGTCCGAAGCGGAGACCATGACAGCAGCAAACTACAGTCGACTCCTCAAGAGTGGGTTTATCCTGGAGTGGTCAGCCACTAGTGTCGGGGACTGCTCTGCTTGCATCGCAAGCGGCGGCCAGTGCAGGTACATCAATGAGTTTGCGGCGTTCGCGTGCCTCTGCCCCAGTAACAGAAAAAATGGGTCAACGTGCTCTGGTAAGCCTCCAAACTCTTGCACCTGTAAAACTCAAATTTAGAAACCTAGCTGAAAACTTGAAAACATGTAACAGACCCAAAACGAGTAGTGCACATATAAGAAAATCTACAAACAAAATTACATATGTGCTGATGTGGAAAGAAACAACCTACATGCACTGGGGTATTTATTTTTTCCTCACTGTCCCCCGCATGCAAGTACAATTATCTGTCCTAAATATATGTTTATTATAAAAGCATTGAAATGGCCTAGCGACAAACTGGATACATTTCTTCATCCATACCAATCAAGTATTTAGAAAGCACTGGCAAATGCAGCAACAAGA contains:
- the LOC124666930 gene encoding LEAF RUST 10 DISEASE-RESISTANCE LOCUS RECEPTOR-LIKE PROTEIN KINASE-like 1.2; translated protein: MPMLWLLLLQLASVLRSASGSGNTSCTEESCGDLTIRFPFSLAGAQPLYCGYPVFDLTCDAGRGQAYLSRTFRERLFHVADISYASNTMVAAIAGNGGCPVPDFNVSGSLALFPFTISAANNRLVFFYDCQVPPEFRLPLLPRLCGNRTVGAYISGSWGEGDTLPRGIPANCSSVSVPVRGGMEPVNLLYYELLMADGFLLDLPPQLGDCDGCRRVSGECRLNRLLSFMCVCPDGKLCPSFAQSNSTTHPDRGNFKLKIIGTGIATALLSLVVLSIVCMVHNVRRKRKRSTSLDGLTIDGGSPLASPKKEFTLAGSLLTHIFTYEELDKATDGFSNTRVLGSGGFGTVYKGILRDGSVVAVKRLYKNSYKSVEQFENEVDILSRLRHPNLVAFYGCNSSSQGSCCRDLLLAYEFVPNGTLADHLHCGGEAPLLAWPTRLNIAVEVAGALAYLHARQVLHRDVKTSNILLDEEFHVKLADFGLSRLFAADATHVSTAPQGTPGYVDPAYHHRYQLTDKSDVYSFGVVLVELISSKPAVDMTRAGADVNLASMAVRMIQCCEIDRLVDPRLGYGSASETMKTVDLVAEVAFRCLQPEQDVRPCISEVLDVLREAHQRMMEKEGCANRDDIVLLKKSRDASPDSVMHQWISPATTFNHST